A single window of Plasmodium reichenowi strain SY57 chromosome 14, whole genome shotgun sequence DNA harbors:
- a CDS encoding hypothetical protein (conserved Plasmodium protein, unknown function) produces MNYCTLLTICFFFCLFLTNVVYEYVHVLNSKKRKSRQEENNDKKKLFKFFLHILILKQIIFESFINLGIKMSILLHVLKRYLTYNKKNYIGYLKNEEDHDIKKVDNNNNNYYYLNNNLNDNKEKEKDTKDEKKNKKKNKMNYTNNNDNEIIGNNNNNNTNINEIKIYNNTFINNDYLNYNNILKNNRNHLTNKKNVKVKTIYFIRHSESVWNSVFNKEMSTKQFLKMFMVILYELVFLFSKKSALIDSPLSNTGIIQSIELSNFLLEGRTDFNDEFCDETFNHIEYINDKTKTNDNTINNKDEYVINNNNSIDLYKLSKKKLKKNKNSLSTYNKKQENKDILTINNNDYSHDNSNDNHNIQEEQENILQNVKNYITYDNDNNYSNKRNYNYRNDEYNHEEIINLNLKDHIDILNNNKYDSVLLCSDLRRTISSCFISFYNRINKYNEDIYVLNSLQEISRNPDCVPLMKYYNKYVTTDIEKFLHKDVEKLFRKNIKFNKNFTRNSFLDTLDYIFNHEKNIFIIFGHSLWFLHFFKYFLKESHKAKTNKLKNASVIVFNIFKYENDDQENDSFKVEQVIQNDHINQDQNTPNEQQEHYNTQQEHYNTQQEHYNTQQEQYNTHQEKYNTHQEQYNHDTNDIYDTEYLTHEDLTENSDYLSSYTDYEEDVTKADEQENYYENHNDDIVLQHVDNLQHIRHMRNSDNSYEQEPLRSTTKEKKKLKLKNPKRKHKLHKKNKKNKIFVNEKVKYEVDQNSIRVLYKGFDEK; encoded by the coding sequence atgaattatTGTACACTACTGACcatatgtttttttttttgcttaTTTTTAACTAATGTTGTTTATGAATATGTACATGTGTTAAATTCGAAAAAACGAAAAAGTAGacaagaagaaaataacgataagaagaaattatttaaattttttttacatatacTTATTTTAAAGCAAATAATTTTTGAATCCTTTATAAATTTAGGAATTAAAATGAGCATATTACTTCatgttttaaaaagatatttaacatataacaaaaagaattatataggttatttaaaaaatgaagaagatcatgatataaaaaaagtggataataataataataattattattatttaaacaataacttgaatgataataaggaaaaggaaaaagaCACGAAAGAtgagaagaaaaataagaaaaagaataaaatgaattataccaataataatgataatgaaataatcggaaataataataataataatacaaatattaatgaaattaaaatttataataatacttttataaataatgattatttaaattataataatattttaaaaaataatagaaaCCATTTAACGaataagaaaaatgtaaaggtgaaaacaatttattttattagaCATAGTGAATCTGTATGGAATAGTGtatttaataaagaaatgTCTACTAAacaatttttaaaaatgtttatgGTTATTCTATACGAACTTGTTTTTCTATTTAGTAAAAAATCAGCACTTATTGATTCTCCTTTAAGTAATACAGGTATTATACAATCAATCGAATTATCCAATTTTTTACTAGAAGGTCGAACCGATTTCAACGATGAATTCTGTGATGAAACATTTAATCatatagaatatataaatgataaaactaaaacaaatgataataccataaataataaagatgaatatgttattaataataataatagtattgatttatataaattatcaaaaaaaaaattaaagaaaaataaaaattctCTTTCAacttataataaaaaacaagAAAATAAGGATATTCTTAccattaataataatgattattcacatgataattcaaatgataatcataatatacAAGAAGAACAAGAAAACATTCTACAAAATgttaaaaattatataacttatgataatgataataattattcaaataagagaaattataattatcgtaatgatgaatataatcatgaagaaattattaacctaaatttaaaagatcATATAGATAttcttaataataataaatatgatagTGTTCTTTTATGTTCTGATCTAAGAAGAACCATATCTAGCTGTTTcatatcattttataatagaataaataaatataatgaagataTTTATGTTCTTAATTCATTACAAGAAATTAGTAGAAACCCTGATTGTGTACCtttaatgaaatattataataaatatgttacaacagatattgaaaaatttcttcataaagatgtagaaaaattatttagaaaaaatattaaatttaataaaaatttcaCAAGAAATAGTTTTCTAGATACATtagattatatattcaatcatgaaaaaaatatttttattatttttggACATAGCTTATGGTTCTTGCATTTCTTCAAATATTTCCTAAAAGAATCACATAAAGCGAAAACgaataaattaaaaaatgcTAGTGTTATagtttttaatattttcaaatatgaaaatgatgatCAAGAAAATGACTCCTTCAAAGTTGAACAAGTAATACAGAATGATCATATTAATCAAGATCAAAACACTCCGAACGAACAACAAGAACATTATAATACACAACAAGAACATTATAATACACAACAAGAACATTATAATACACAACAAGAACAATATAATACACACcaagaaaaatataatacacaCCAAGAACAATATAACCATGATacaaatgatatatatgataCAGAATATTTAACACATGAAGATTTAACAGAAAATAGTGATTATTTATCAAGTTATACCGACTATGAAGAAGATGTAACGAAAGCAGATGAACAAGAAAATTATTACGAAAATCATAATGACGACATTGTATTACAACATGTTGATAACTTACAGCATATAAGGCATATGAGAAATAGTGATAACTCATATGAACAAGAGCCATTGAGGAGCActacaaaagaaaaaaaaaaacttaaACTCAAAAATCCAAAGAGAAAACATAAAttacacaaaaaaaataaaaaaaataaaatttttgtCAATGAAAAAGTCAAATATGAAGTTGATCAAAATAGTATACGTGTACTATACAAAGGTTTtgatgaaaaataa
- a CDS encoding hypothetical protein (conserved Plasmodium protein, unknown function) → MNERLMKGKKDIYIFFLNKRYYNPPSKRKWSKQNDKYKTRRPLAEDSNVHKINIKGEYWKQKHVNKQFVVEHGNQDMINERTSLNFFGYPNISLYNKLGGSLYIEQMDQVTLCIMIHKCIKENISDSFIWKKLLKRCTDICHKMDGNILSYIFKYTSKTEYYNHYFYLTMLGNISSNLYSFNIKNCSNILFGMNNNNNYYNEEIFNKIIEHASLLILNRNDIDINNILSIISSFTCFNNENKDHIIQNKNNISISKNVNNSYLLFDCISKTFYRYDLDLSEYDNVCSSLLVYCLLDRINLFFQERSRTVVNMLMSHLNNNIEKLNIKHISIFSYATTIFNKNLFTDNLNNYILPRIEKDCYLLDNNYLSILFYSLKDYIWETKERNTRIYNIIYNNLLNNIHLASLDSICLITYSFLKCGKKKAVGYKEKDSKQKGNHRKDEINKNSDMFNNYTDDNVSNKKNVFDCDFIKYDNNFTKQNINLMNMDKGKKENNNIIVRTKNKEKNNSESLTLSYSFNLFNDFLYGKIKYNIKHFNMFQLLLIMKGLYESRMWINNKMEELKLIILKEIQENVYNVPIHLLSYFIKMLTTQYVINNKELIICLKNVSIIYLHIYKKLYLVDSDYTLNDKTCIIQEYYKNIGNSDIKKKEKDDLSFIYNEKKKEINSLSDKYRINMNLFKKQFKYLNENFDIKKEEIEKVFSFSQNYFFNYYLKEKELANFFYFCTIMEKENAIIYFNQIKTIVKERIINDELKFSPRSILYIFKSLDYMNMIDVGNKFFNLLLKQLFDKIFSVDISLCYEFLLIFYKNKISNYYFLKKAKHKLDMNRYELSNDIVEDMKKILVQLNKMLS, encoded by the exons ATGAATGAAAGATTAATGAAGGGAAAGaaggatatatatatattttttttgaacaAAAGATACTATAATCCTCCCAGTAAAAGAAAATGGAGCAAACAAAAcgataaatataaaacaagAAGACCTTTAGCAGAAGATAGTAAtgtacataaaataaatataaaaggaGAATATTGGAAACAGAAACATGTAAATAAACAATTTGTAGTAGAACATGGGAATCAAGATATGATAAATGAAAGAACTAgtttaaatttttttggatatccaaatatatctttatataataagttAGGTGGtagtttatatattgaacAAATGGATCAAGTAACATTATGTATAATGATTcataaatgtattaaagaaaatataagtGATAGTTTTATATGGAAGAAATTATTGAAGAGATGTACTGATATATGTCATAAAATGGATGGAAATATATtaagttatatatttaaatatacatcTAAAACTGAATATTAcaatcattatttttatcttaCTATGCTTGGTAATATATCAAgtaatttatattcatttaatataaaaaattgttcaaatattttatttggtatgaataataataataattattataatgaagaaatatttaataaaattattgaaCATGCctcattattaatattaaatcgaaatgatatagatataaataatatattgtcTATAATAAGTTCTTTTACTTgttttaataatgaaaataagGATCATATTATAcagaataaaaataatataagtatatcaaaaaatgtaaataattcttatttattatttgattGTATTTCTAAAACATTTTATAGATATGATTTAGATTTGAGTGAATATGATAATGTGTGTTCTTCATTATTGGTATATTGTTTATTGGACCgaataaatttatttttccaaGAAAGAAGTCGAACGGTTGTAAATATGTTAATGTctcatttaaataataatatagaaaaattaaatataaagcATATATCTATATTCTCTTATGCTACTactatttttaataaaaatttgtttacagataatttgaataattatattttaccAAGAATTGAAAAAGATTGTTATTTATtggataataattatttgagtattttgttttattcactaaaagattatatatgggaaacaaaagaaagaaatacaaggatatataatataatatataataatttgttgaataatatacatttgGCATCTTTAGATTCTATATGTTTAATAACgtattcatttttaaaatgtgGAAAAAAGAAAGCAGTTGGATATAAGGAAAAGGATAGCAAACAAAAAGGGAACCACAGGAAAGatgaaattaataaaaacagtgatatgtttaataattatactGATGATAATGTTAGTAATAAGAAGAATGTATTTGATTGtgattttataaaatatgataataattttactaaacaaaatataaatttaatgaACATGgataaaggaaaaaaagaaaataataatataatagtaAGAACGAAAAATAAAGAGAAAAACAATTCCGAATCTCTTACATTAAgttattcatttaatttatttaatgattttttatatgGTAAGATcaaatataacataaaacattttaacATGTTTCAATTGTTATTAATTATGAAAGGGTTATATGAATCGAGAATGTggataaataataaaatggaAGAATTAAAATTGATTATATTGAAAGAAATACAAGAAAATGTGTATAATGTACCTATCCACTTATtatcttattttataaaaatgcTTACAACACaatatgttataaataataaagaattaatcatttgtttaaaaaatgtaagtataatatatttacatatttataaaaaattatatttagtAGATAGTGATTATACACTAAATGACAAAACATGCATAATAcaagaatattataagaatatagGAAATTCAgatataaagaaaaaggaaaaagatgatttatcctttatatataatgagaaaaaaaaagaaataaattctttatcagataaatatagaataaatatgaatttatttaaaaaacaatttaaatatttaaatgaaaatttcgatataaaaaaagaagaaattgaaaaagttttttctttttctcaaaattatttttttaattattatttaaaagaaaaagagCTAGCcaactttttttatttttgcACAATAAtggaaaaagaaaatgcaattatatattttaatcaAATTAAGACAATAGTAAAAGAgagaataataaatgatgaattaaaatttaGTCCAAGgagtatattatatatttttaaatcattagattatatgaatatgatAGATGTTggaaataaattttttaatttattattaaagCAATTATTTGATAAAATCTTTTCAGTTGATATATCTTTATGTTACGAATTTCTTTTGATATTCTAcaagaataaaatatctaactattattttttaaaaaaggCAAAGCATAAACTTGATATGAATAG GTATGAATTAAGTAATGATATTGTGGAAGACATGAAAAAGATTCTTGTTCAATTAAACAAGATGctttcataa
- a CDS encoding RNA binding protein Bruno, putative, translated as MSYLSNMNNMNNSTQQYNNENSESPYGEARMSEQCSYQMNSPYNPAPSIPIKLFVSSIPKNLTEEDIKSIFQEYGNIQDVVFIKDKKPNVNRSNVFVRMESIFYGQKAIKDLHGKRTLCETLGPLIVKFAIGELEKYGVNMNNANENEAKLFVGSLPKEITEEELRELFNRYGNVTEVYIMKNSNGISKRCAFVNYAYKEQGIFAIQNMNGKIATENAEKPIEVRFAETKNQLQEKHLFNRSLMNPLNNNMNNMNNMDNMDNMDNFDNNNNNNNNNNNNSSYMQSQAFKNMNMDNFNRYSMNMNFNMQNNSNNQRNNNNNNNDNNNNNNNINNNNSNGNNNNNNNNSSSSNNNSPWKQYYSKEEGRPYYHNEITGETQWQKPRKIEQNFINPINMNEITGPVGANIFIFHIPNEWIQTDLLSAFSPFGNIISAHIATERDTGRNRGFAFVSYDNVDSAINAVKYMNGFLAHKKKLKVTIKKGEEQYVQALINQRNKLNSNDARRNFMENTTNT; from the coding sequence atgAGTTATTTGAGCAATATGAATAACATGAATAACAGCACACAACAATATAACAACGAGAACAGCGAGAGTCCTTATGGGGAGGCAAGAATGAGTGAGCAATGTTCATATCAAATGAATAGTCCATATAACCCAGCACCATCGATACCTATTAAATTGTTTGTAAGTTCAATACCTAAAAATTTAACAGaagaagatataaaatCTATTTTTCAGGAATATGGAAATATACAGGATGTTGTATTCATAAAGGATAAGAAGCCTAATGTGAATAGGTCAAATGTGTTTGTTCGTATGGAATCAATATTTTATGGTCAAAAGGCTATAAAGGATTTACATGGAAAGAGAACTTTATGTGAAACCTTAGGGCCATTGATTGTTAAGTTTGCTATAGGAGAATTAGAAAAGTATGGTGTGAATATGAATAATGCTAATGAAAATGAAGCCAAATTATTTGTGGGTTCATTACCAAAAGAAATAACAGAAGAAGAATTAAgagaattatttaatagATATGGAAATGTTACAGAGGTATATATCATGAAGAATAGTAATGGTATAAGTAAAAGATGTGCATTTGTTAATTATGCATATAAAGAACAAGGTATTTTTGCTATACAAAATATGAATGGGAAAATAGCTACAGAAAATGCAGAGAAACCAATTGAAGTTCGATTTGCAGAAACAAAAAATCAGTTACAGGAAAAGCATTTGTTTAATAGATCTTTAATGAATccattaaataataatatgaataatatgaataatatggaCAATATGGACAATATGGATAATTTtgacaataataacaataataataataataataataataatagttcCTATATGCAGTCTCAGgcatttaaaaatatgaatatggATAATTTTAATAGATATTCAATGAATATGAATTTTAACATGCAAAATAATAGCAATAACCAAAGaaataacaataacaataataatgataataataataataataataatattaataataacaatagtaatggtaacaataataataataataataatagtagtagtagtaataataattcacCTTGGAAACAATATTATTCCAAAGAAGAAGGTAGAccatattatcataatgAAATTACAGGAGAAACACAATGGCAAAAACCTAGAAAAATCGaacaaaattttattaaccctattaatatgaatgaaaTCACAGGTCCTGTAGGTGcgaatatttttattttccatatACCAAATGAATGGATACAAACCGATTTATTATCTGCATTCTCTCCTTTTggtaatattatatcagCCCATATTGCCACAGAAAGGGATACAGGAAGGAACAGAGGATTTGCATTCGTATCTTATGATAATGTTGATAGTGCTATCAATGCtgttaaatatatgaatggTTTCTTAGCtcataaaaagaaattaaaagtTACCATTAAAAAAGGAGAAGAACAATATGTACAAGCATTAATAAATCaaagaaataaattaaatagTAATGATGCAAGAAGAAATTTTATGGAGAATACAACGAACACATAA
- a CDS encoding cytidine diphosphate-diacylglycerol synthase has protein sequence MPRKNSKTMTNKCANSNSNDFIEDKILDDKKRKKSTESLTVDEKGDIIKRRSKSKSLDDSNGGIENMDRVKISNNNRKKKSEGMINNDDDNDNIKRMNHMDHMNNVNNMDNMDNMNNVNNTNNMNYNINDEVYKLGSFEYEEEFKKKNIRNSECKRRRNLKDMKYFKDIKPLKDFVNLKNSNINNNNNQHNSGIFSSFTRFYGYNNKNSFNSNRSKQSTCSNSNLQNNMNLVNSASFESKLQTFKIRLQWTFILILLYFIILAAGHFYCSILVLILVTTLYKEIISLKSIENKDKKLPEIFYIRWYWFFLTIMTLGIPWVIPKLKHQIPLYKFLLTYHSINMFILAFVGFVWFILSLRKFSLKYQFSQIGIILLSSLFIVTQSLMHIANIYSGMIWFIVPVSSVVINDIFAYVFGILFGKTRLIQLSPKKTVEGYVGSSIITILWGILITYFLQRYKFFICPQKYITFQPFVSWNYIDCDINPIFQQKVYEVPKQISQILSIKNIYYSKMIFHGLMLSLFAAFLAPFGGFFASGFKRALKIKDFGKSIPGHGGVTDRFDCQIFIGMFTYIYMKTFVNIKGGIYSYDVLIESIQKLDHKEIIRLLNQLKNIVDKKRKKQGTDNNKNDIHTRKDKRSKGQI, from the coding sequence atgcccagaaaaaattcaaaaacAATGACAAATAAATGCGCAAATAGTAACTCTAACGATTTTATTGAAGATAAGATTCTTGATGATAAAAAGAGAAAGAAGAGTACTGAGAGTTTAACCGTTGACGAAAAGGgggatataataaaaagaagaagTAAAAGTAAAAGTTTAGATGATAGTAATGGAGGTATAGAAAATATGGATAGAGTAAAAAtttctaataataatagaaagaaaaaaagtGAAGGTATgattaataatgatgatgataatgataatattaagcGTATGAACCATATGGACCATATGAACAATGTGAACAATATGGACAATATGGACAATATGAACAATGTGAACAATACGAACAATATGAactataatataaatgatgaagTATATAAATTAGGTAGTTTTGAATATGAGGaagaatttaaaaagaaaaatatacgAAATTCAGAATGTAAAAGGAGGAGgaatttaaaagatatgaaatattttaaagaCATAAAACCACTAAAAGATTTtgtaaatttaaaaaatagcaacattaataataataataatcaacATAATAGTGGTATATTTTCTAGTTTCACCAGATTTTATggttataataataaaaacagTTTTAATTCTAATCGATCTAAACAAAGTACATGTAGTAATAGtaatttacaaaataatatgaaccTAGTAAATTCTGCAAGTTTTGAATCAAAATTACAAACATTTAAAATACGATTACAATGgacatttatattaatcttattatattttataatattagCAGCTGGacatttttattgttcCATATTAGTATTAATATTAGTAACAACATTATATAAGGAGattatatcattaaaaagtatagaaaataaggataaaaaattaccagaaatattttatattagaTGGTATTGGTTTTTTTTAACTATAATGACATTGGGTATACCATGGGTTATACCAAAATTAAAACATCAAATAcctttatataaatttttattaacatatcattctataaatatgtttatattagCATTTGTTGGATTTGTATggtttatattatcattaagaaaattttcattaaaatatCAGTTTTCACAAATAggtataatattattatcctCCTTATTTATTGTAACACAATCCTTAATGCATATTGCAAATATTTATTCTGGTATGATATGGTTTATCGTACCAGTATCATCAGTTGttataaatgatatatttgCTTATGTGTTTGGTATTTTATTTGGTAAGACAAGATTAATTCAATTATCCCCTAAAAAAACTGTAGAAGGCTATGTAGGTTCCTCaattattactatattATGGGGTATTTTAATAACATACTTTTTACaaagatataaattttttatctgtccacaaaaatatataacattcCAACCCTTTGTATCATGGAATTATATTGATTGTGATATTAATCCTATATTCCAACAAAAAGTATATGAAGTACCGAAACAAATCTCCCAAATCTTATCcatcaaaaatatttattatagtAAAATGATTTTTCATGGACTCATGCTAAGCCTCTTTGCTGCATTCTTAGCACCCTTCGGGGGCTTTTTTGCATCCGGTTTTAAAAGAGCACTCAAAATTAAAGATTTTGGAAAATCCATACCAGGCCATGGAGGTGTTACAGATAGATTCGATTGTCAAATCTTTATCGGAAtgtttacatatatttatatgaaaacTTTTGTTAACATCAAAGGAGgtatttattcatatgatGTACTTATTGAATCTATACAAAAATTAGATCATAAGGAAATAATCAGGTTATTAAATCAACTCAAAAATATCGTAgacaaaaaaagaaaaaaacaaggcacagataataataaaaatgatatacaCACACGAAAGGACAAAAGGTCAAAAGGTCAAATATAA
- a CDS encoding tetratricopeptide repeat family protein, putative, which yields MKEENILYCVDNNVKSLQRNYEICLEKNIQELIIYYGIKLLKKYGKKNSIYKWNLYEEILKACIELKLYEYVDIYFKKLNDRFGHLNGKKIEILKGMVYELKDKNDEALCIYKNYLYNDPSDLLIRAKIVKLKKKVERNINNVIQILNDHLKEFPVDVEAWHELGEIYLKNCYYTYALYCFEEILIHAPTNLYYILSCAELHYTISQYELSSKYFCLSIKLQKNNLRALWGIVLVNLSRYGNKKGKNLNDNVDVILTKKCVDRLYNLYDKNTNFLYRNLILQYLKEIGESFV from the coding sequence atgaaagaaGAGAATATATTGTATTGTGTAGATAATAATGTTAAGAGCCTACAGAGAAATTATGAAATATGTTTAGAAAAGAATATACaagaattaataatatattatggaataaaattattgaaaaaatatggaaagAAGAATTCCATATATAAGTGGAATTTATATGAAGAGATATTAAAAGCATGTATTGAATTAAAGTTATATGAATATgttgatatatattttaaaaaattgaatGATAGATTTGGACATTTAAATGGGAAGAAAATTGAAATTTTAAAAGGTATGGTATATGAATTAAAggataaaaatgatgaagcattatgtatatataaaaattatttatataatgacCCTTCTGATTTATTAATAAGAGCAAAAATTgttaaattaaaaaaaaaagtagaaagaaatattaataatgttaTACAAATATTGAATGATCATTTAAAAGAATTTCCAGTAGATGTTGAAGCATGGCATGAGCTTGgagaaatatatttaaagaattgttattatacatatgcattatattgttttgaagaaatattaatacaCGCACCCACaaatttgtattatatactTTCATGCGCTGAATTACATTATACTATATCTCAGTATGAATTAAGTagtaaatatttttgtttatctataaaattacagaaaaataatttaagaGCCTTATGGGGTATTGTACTCGTTAATTTATCGCGATATGGAAAtaaaaagggaaaaaatttaaatgataatgTAGATGTTATTCtaacaaaaaaatgtgTAGATAGGTTATATAATctatatgataaaaatacCAACTTTCTTTATAGGAACCTTATACTTCAATATTTGAAAGAAATAGGAGAATCATTcgtataa
- a CDS encoding alpha/beta hydrolase, putative: MYTQYDIEYEYVTCTKGYTFIIYSPNLFENVNAKSSDSTSPYTEKNKEEDEQQEEQERDKQERDEQEQDEINNENIIVLFLHGLNGNSYQFENVFYTLIHFNYKFISLDFYGHGNSSLLRNVNKFTEKLFIEQIYDVLKKKNIFNSNFVVIGFSMGCIIAAHLSVDNKLKIKKYCLISAAGLAKPRHRFLHFLLKHNIRLCLRVAKRYSHLFVNEETFKNEYNDIHNNAHYSHNRCSILKENHEKFVETFLKVLTGTKIQDSKKYYSAFLKKNSDVLFIYGRDDDVTPCAYTIKFLEKQKKYLNNVKLIIFPECSHLVLTEKSYELAQHIIYFLQNKYIYNVEKNSDDI; this comes from the exons ATGTATACACAATACGACATTGAATATGAATATGTTACATGTACGAAAGGATATAcgttcataatatattctcCAAATTTATTTGAAAATGTAAATGCAAAAAGTAGTGATTCTACATCTCCATATACtgagaaaaataaagaagaagatGAACAACAAGAAGAACAAGAACGAGATAAACAAGAACGAGATGAACAAGAACAagatgaaataaataatgaaaatattattgttttatttcTACATGGATTAAACGGAAATAGTTATCAATTTGAAAATGTCTTTTATACCTTAATACACTTTAActataaatttatatctctag aTTTTTATGGACATGGGAATAGTAGCCTCTTACGAAACGTTAATAAATTTACggaaaaattatttatagaacaaatatatgatgttttaaaaaaaaaaaatatatttaattctAATTTTGTTGTCATTGGATTTTCTATGGGTTGTATTATAGCag CACATTTATCTGTGGATAATAAACTAAAGATAAAAAAGTACTGTTTAATAAGTGCAGCCGGGCTAGCCAAACCAAGGCATCGATTTTTACA ttttttattaaaacataACATTCGTCTTTGTCTACGAGTTGCAAAAAGATATAGTcatttatttgtaaatGAAGAAACGTTTAAG aatgaatataatgatattcACAACAATGCTCATTATAGTCATAACAGATGTTCTATTctaaaagaaaat CATGAAAAATTTGTTGAGACATTCTTAAAAGTTCTAACTGGGACAAAAATACAAGATtccaaaaaatattatagCGCCTtcttgaaaaaaaattcagacgttctcttcatttatgg AAGAGATGATGATGTTACACCTTGTGCTTATacaataaaatttttagaaaaacaaaaaaaatatctaAATAATGTTAAGCTAATAATATTTCCTGAATGCTCACATCTTGTATTAACAGAAAAATCATACGAATTAGCTcaacatataatttattttttacaaaataaatatatatataatgtagaaaaaaatagtgacgatatataa